One stretch of Podospora bellae-mahoneyi strain CBS 112042 chromosome 2, whole genome shotgun sequence DNA includes these proteins:
- a CDS encoding hypothetical protein (EggNog:ENOG503P6B5) has translation MSSRIAPTFSKFTRSLSTSSPVARPSHLLSATSAATKSVRKPSPSVLEEDAESTRAYSTSTSPSRPTLTTLQTSQPHPFRFMQTFHHSAPRPATAHHTVDSLVLPDLFAMDPNFDPYSNIRVPLLPDNISGPPSGLFAPEVSDFVPEQAAKEVKIVAANPDSVALPEGGFVDGVELRFVYQMQPEQSGQQEYDEMGSGMIKDLWRGLVDDVMGSKKSTA, from the exons ATGTCGTCAAGAATCGCTCCCACCTTTTCCAAATTCACCCGCTCCCTCagcacatcctcccccgtcgCCCGCCCAAGTCATCTCCTCTCCGCCACCAGTGCTGCCACCAAGTCAGTAAGGAAACCGTCCCCTTCCGTCCTGGAGGAAGACGCAgag TCAACCCGCGCTtactcaacctccacctccccgtcccgccccaccctcaccaccctccaaaccagccaacctcaccccttcCGCTTCATGCAAACCTTCCACCACTCGGCCCCCCGCCCCGCCACGGCGCACCACACTGTCGACTCGCTCGTCCTCCCAGACCTCTTCGCCATGGACCCCAACTTTGACCCCTACAGCAACATCCGCGTCCCGCTCCTCCCGGATAACATCTCTGGCCCCCCTTCCGGTCTGTTCGCCCCCGAGGTGTCGGATTTCGTGCCTGAACAAGCCGCAaaggaggtcaagattgTGGCTGCCAACCCCGACAGTGTCGCGCTGCCAGAGGGCGGGTTTGTGGACGGTGTGGAGCTGAGGTTTGTGTATCAAATGCAGCCCGAGCAGAGCGGGCAGCAGGAGtatgatgagatggggagtgggatgaTTAAGGatttgtggagggggttggtggacGATGTTATGGGTTCTAAAAAATCCACTGCTTAA
- the GLE2 gene encoding RNA export factor gle2 (COG:A; EggNog:ENOG503NU7G) — MAGLFSSGTSSASTSNTLGDLKNDVALANGPEDSISDIAFNPNPADTKDLLAVASWDKKVRIYEIMSNGQGEGRVAYDHDGPVFSVDFFKDGTKVISGGADKQGKVVDLATSQTMQFAQHDQPVRAVRYFENSGTPMAVTGSWDKTIKYWDFRQQTPVGTVTCQERVYTMDVRNDLLVIGTAERYINVINLKDPTKFYKTITSPLKWQTRVVSCFTDSMGFAIGSIEGRCAIQYVEDKDASLNFSFKCHRDPPQGNVTNVYAVNDISFHPVHGTFSTAGSDGTFHFWDKDAKHRLKGYPNVGGSIAATTFNKTGSIFAYAISYDWAKGYQGNTAGYPNKVMLHPVQPDECKPRPSVKKR; from the exons ATGGCAGGCCTTTTCTCATCTGGCACGTCGTCTGCGTCGACGAGTAACACCCTCGGAGACTTGAAGAACGACGTCGCGCTCGCCAATGGCCCAGAAGATAGCATCTCCGACATcgccttcaaccccaacccggCCGATACCAAAGATCTGTTGGCGGTAGCCAGTTGGGACAAGAAGGTCCGGATCTACGAGATCATGAGCAATGGtcagggagagggaagagtCGCGTACGACCACGATGGGCCGGTGTTCTCGGTGGACTTTTTCAAG GATGGCACAAAAGTAATCTCTGGAGGCGCCGACAAACAGGGCAAGGTGGTGGACCTTGCAACCAGTCAAACCATGCAGTTTGCGCAACATGACCAGCCCGTTCGCGCCGTTCGCTACTTCGAAAACAGCGGCACCCCCATGGCCGTGACAGGCTCCTGggacaagaccatcaagTACTGGGACTTCCGGCAACAGACACCAGTCGGGACCGTAACGTGCCAGGAACGTGTGTACACCATGGACGTACGAAACGACCTCCTGGTGATAGGGACAGCCGAGAGATACATCAACGTCATCAACCTGAAGGATCCAACAAAGTTCTACAAGACGATCACGAGTCCGCTTAAGTGGCAaacgagggtggtgagctgcTTTACCGACTCGATGGGCTTCGCCATCGGTAGTATTGAAGGTCGCTGCGCCATTCAATACGTCGAAGACAAGGATGCGAG CCTCAACTTCTCGTTCAAGTGCCACCGTGATCCCCCACAGGGCAACGTCACCAACGTGTATGCTGTCAACGATATCTCTTTCCATCCCGTCCACGGCACTTTCAGCACCGCGGGCAGCGATGGCACATTCCACTTCTGGGATAAGGACGCCAAGCATAGGCTGAAAGGGTACCCCAATGTCGGTGGTAGCATTGCTGCCACGACGTTCAACAAGACCGGCAGCATATTTGCGTACGCTATCAGCTACGATTGGGCCAAGGGCTACCAGGGAAACACAGCTGGGTACCCTAATAAGGTCATGCTGCACCCGGTGCAGCCGGACGAATGCAAGCCCAGACCCAGCGTTAAGAAGAGGTAG
- the MUQ1 gene encoding choline phosphate cytidylyltransferase (EggNog:ENOG503NWRB; COG:I): protein MSATDPVNPPGEPAPELLEGRLWVDGCFDFFHHGHAGAVVQARQLGDELYVGVHSDEAILENKGPTVMNLKERLMATDACRWVTKSIPYAPYVTQLDWITHYGCKYVVHGDDITSDGSGEDCYRFVKAADRFKVVKRTPSISTTDLVGRMLLCTRGHFIKSLQKTLEGEEGPGTAEERKKEGEAMKERIRLYAADETAKQPGVEVWFWSGENGFDKLFGGIGPKIGQRVVYVDGGFDLFSSGHIEFLKMVVEAEEELARGDGWYSEQNVNERKGKGEDYGPVFVAAGVHDDDVINKWKGVNYPIMNIYERGLCVLQCRYVNAVIFGAPFEPTKEYLAKFPWSTPDAVYHGPTSFMPSTKDVYAAPKEMGIYREIGHHEFEEVNAGTIVQRIMKSRDLYEARQRAKGMKADIEAAHKERELLEEEQRKKEEKLQK, encoded by the exons ATGAGCGCCACCGATCCCGTCAACCCCCCTGGCGAGCCAGCCCCTGAGCTCCTCGAGGGCCGTCTCTGGGTAGATGGCTGTTTTGATTTCTTCCACCACG GCCACGCAGGCGCCGTAGTCCAGGCCCGCCAACTCGGCGACGAGCTCTACGTCGGCGTCCACTCGGACGAGGCCATCCTCGAAAACAAGGGCCCCACCGTCATGAACCTCAAGGAGCGCCTCATGGCCACCGACGCCTGCCGCTGGGTCACCAAGTCCATCCCCTACGCTCCCTACGTCACCCAGCTGGACTGGATCACCCACTACGGCTGCAAGTACGTTGTCCACGGCGACGACATCACCTCTGACGGCAGCGGTGAGGACTGCTACCGCTTTGTCAAGGCGGCCGATCGGTTCAAGGTTGTGAAGCGGACGCCGAGTATCTCCACTACCGATTTGGTTGGGAGGATGCTGCTTTGCACGAGGGGGCATTTCATCAAGTCGCTGCAAAAGACgctcgagggcgaggagggtcCGGGAAcagcggaggagaggaagaaggaaggcgaggcgatgaaggagaggatTAGGCTGTATGCTGCGGATGAGACGGCCAAGCAGCCCGGTGTGGAGGTTTGGTTCTGGTCAGGGGAGAATGGGTTCGACAAGTTGTTTGGGGGTATCGGGCCAAAGATTGGCCAACGGGTCGTGTACGTCGATGGCGGTTTCGACCTCTTCTCCAGCGGCCACATCGAGTTCCTCAAGATGGTGGttgaagctgaggaggagctcgccaGAGGGGACGGTTGGTACTCGGAGCAGAACGTCAACGAgcgcaagggcaagggagagGACTACGGCCCGGTGTTTGTGGCGGCTGGCGTccacgacgacgatgtcATTAACAAGTGGAAGGGCGTTAACTACCCCATCATGAACATTTACGAGCGCGGCCTCTGCGTTCTGCAATGCAGG TACGTCAATGCCGTCATCTTCGGCGCCCCCTTCGAGCCTACCAAGGAGTACTTGGCCAAGTTCCCATGGAGCACCCCCGATGCCGTTTACCACGGCCCAACATCATTTATGCCATCCACAAAGGATGTGTACGCGGCTCCCAAGGAGATGGGCATCTACAGAGAGATTGGCCACCACGAATTCGAGGAAGTCAACGCCGGTACCATTGTCCAAAGAATCATGAAGAGCAGAGACCTCTACGAAGCTCGTCAAAGGGCCAAGGGCATGAAGGCCGACATCGAGGCCGCTCATAAGGAGAGGGAGCTTCTCGAAGAGGAACAgcgcaagaaggaggaaaagcTTCAGAAGTGA
- a CDS encoding hypothetical protein (EggNog:ENOG503NZ38) — protein sequence MQRSGATPTQTAAPFFASLFGGGHHSSNSNSNSNSNSHSHSHDDPSSLSPTTRKSPGKSIRSLSRPTSSGVDAAGDTGASPARQHNVLHKSRDRRPSFGRKPSFSFASSSSPKRRANSSSSANGAARPPAIQLFPDTDNPVPPLPDYALAQAVNKLSRETDAVLSSPTSIPEGFSRMLSRTTPANGQLAPPPVLQGGSSSGQPSELSVVHQHIQETANKRISTLDYLRKAHEGRIYWFNTLLFDKPDLQRMPYFDPRKLARRATNYLLLGISLPAVIDLNSSNAVEFLKSFNTLLTEFDSFQQLHSESGASSSSLSRARIPQMFRRAAGPAKTRRSSSATTAAAAAATASLAGTAGESSLGEQQLAQLESLALTPSITNTSTTYPGVGSGTVNVTHPASIMNFAGSEIDLLPGEEYTHLLTPSLPFDPDFFETFATLCDVLIDTYTRLLGLLPSPNHCGGSVAELFSKADGKVRKLLVQGVVREFEEGTRAGVKSEVANVGKVVLSGLM from the exons ATGCAGCGCTCGGGAGCCACACCGACGCAGACGGCCGCGCCCTTTTTTGCGTCCCTGTTTGGCGGCGGTCATCACTCgtccaactccaactccaactccaactccaactcgCACTCGCACTCGCACGACGACCCCTCGTCGCTgtctcccaccaccaggaAATCTCCGGGAAAATCCATCAGGTCGCTCTCCCGTCCCACCAGCTCGGGCGTCGACGCCGCTGGTGACACAGGGGCTAGTCCAGCCCGGCAACACAACGTTCTCCACAAGAGCCGCGATCGCAGGCCCTCATTTGGTCGCaagccctccttctcctttgcctcgtccagctcccCGAAGCGCCGCGCaaactcgtcgtcgtcggccaATGGCGCCGCAAGACCTCCGGCCATCCAGCTCTTCCCCGACACCGACAATCCCGTGCCTCCGCTCCCCGACTACGCCCTCGCCCAGGCCGTGAACAAGTTGTCGAGAGAGACCGACGCCGTGCTGTCATCCCCCACCTCGATCCCTGAGGGCTTCTCCAGGATGCTCAGTCGTACGACACCCGCGAACGGCCAGCTGGCTCCCCCTCCTGTTCTCCAGGGCGGAAGCAGCAGTGGCCAACCGAGCGAGCTGAGCGTGGTGCACCAGCATATTCAAGAGACGGCGAATAAGAGGATATCGACGTTGGACTATCTGCGCAAGGC CCACGAAGGCCGCATCTACTGgttcaacaccctcctctttgACAAACCCGACCTCCAACGCATGCCTTATTTCGATCCCCGCAAACTCGCCCGCCGAGCCACAAACTACCTGCTGCTTGGAATCTCCCTACCAGCAGTGATAgacctcaacagcagcaacgcTGTTGAATTCCTCAAAtccttcaacaccctcctcacagAATTCGACTCGTTTCAGCAACTCCACTCCGAATCAGGCGCTTCGTCCTCTTCGTTGTCACGAGCGAGAATACCACAGATGTTCCGCCGCGCTGCCGGCCCTGCCAAGACGAGACGATCCTCCAGCGcgaccacggcggcggcagcggcggcgacggcatCGCTGGCCGGCACAGCAGGGGAGTCCTCCCTCGGAGAGCAGCAGCTTGCTCAGCTGGAGAGTCTGGCGCTCACAccatcaatcaccaacacctccaccacttACCCGGGTGTAGGATCAGGAACGGTCAATGTCACGCATCCAGCGTCGATTATGAACTTTGCGGGGTCCGAGATTGATTTACTTCCCGGGGAGGAGTACACCCACCTGCTCACGCCAAGTCTGCCGTTTGACCCGGACTTTTTCGAGACGTTTGCCACTTTGTGTGATGTCTTGATTGATACGTACACGAGATTGCTGGGGCTGCTGCCGAGTCCGAATCATTGTGGGGGGAGCGTGGCCGAGTTGTTTAGCAAGGCGGATGGGAAGGTGAGGAAGTTGTTGGTTCAGGGGGTTgtgagggagtttgaggaggggacgAGAGCCGGGGTGAAGAGTGAGGTTGCGAATGTggggaaggtggtgttgagcggGTTGATGTGA
- a CDS encoding hypothetical protein (EggNog:ENOG503PN45) yields MSNDTKETKHRLEGARRPQRKDSFSSVHSAVLSWTGLQTKIGPKSIISNSSSLSSSSSNSTSSTATQHTGTPSQGLSKPQRRHSHSFGTGWDNSNRDNTTKKKARPASMSRKLSFSGFMGLEDPVSAKARHAKPNFSNLDPKRSEESTKSGSKNGSLEKVNKTAPEAAKRLSQASTLVGSVVRSKSPPPPTSTMVPKSILRVSSPEGNARRTPRFLDPPGPGEQPHSPNLNAALLSPLPSPSSSSEQQQTPPLSEKPLSLSPPLTPLTPLLDSPPASPLLTPARTMSPSTVRFAKATVHRVEVGPGRRFLPVKRKSKSTITYVSPHDPGPQKTAPKTVLKSATKLRRHQENQKAMGRYWMRTEEEEAQWRAEAEARAQEEAERYRNEPSSPVVGGLEKEVGSLGEVMMGKESEGVSEKGEGKGLGKLVEESEESDNGGVEEEVVVVEEEEEEEEGDSSSDSDDGSEAGARCVEEVVITEVIDLTEPTEEEEDGDKTVVELPKAAKVSVEEVPAESPTENHHPTPDPNPDVTEVDASPLSQPPSPPPISSTNPAQFKPNTASFSHLHSQLLSSEKEAAALRARRTAERLQQSLLNEKPATNAIISVHLASHQTLKSPNFPAQLRTPSPGSEKPDNRRRLSQTRSTADLRTFKLPEPATTGSGNMVGQSAMASVATAVGSEIQRSTSPNNSLQLSRGRRERSRNRERGYFQVKKEGVVV; encoded by the exons ATGTCGAACGATACCAAAGAGACAAAGCATAGGTTGGAGGGTGCGCGCCGGCCTCAGAGGAAGGATTCATTTTCATCAGTCCACTCGGCTGTTCTTTCATGGACTGGGTTACAGACCAAGATTGGCCCCAAATCGATCATATCAAactcgtcgtcgttgtcttcgtcgtcgtcaaacaGCACATCGTCGACTGCCACACAACACACAGGTACCCCTAGCCAAGGCCTTTCAAAGCCACAACGGAGACATAGCCATAGTTTTGGCACAGGCTGGGATAACAGCAACAgggacaacaccaccaagaagaaggcacGTCCGGCATCAATGTCACGGAAGCTTTCATTTTCTGGCTtcatggggttggaggatcCAGTTAGTGCCAAGGCAAGGCACGCAAAGCCAAACTTTTCGAATCTGGATCCGAAGCGGTCAGAAGAGTCGACAAAGTCTGGAAGCAAGAATGGGTCTTTGGAGAAGGTCAACAAGACAGCTCCCGAGGCTGCCAAACGGCTCAGTCAGGCTTCCACTCTGGTGGGAAGTGTGGTGAGGTCAAA atcccctccaccaccaacctccaccatGGTTCCCAAATCCATCCTCCGCGTCTCCAGCCCAGAGGGCAACGCCCGCCGCACCCCCCGTTTCCTCGACCCCCCGGGGCCGGGGGAGCAACCCCACAGCCCAAACCTCAACGCAGcccttctctcccctctcccctccccctccagtTCTTcagaacaacagcaaaccCCGCCCCTTTCTGAGAaacctctctccctctccccccctctcaccccgttaacccccctcctcgactccCCCCCggcatcccccctcctcaccccagCAAGAACAAtgtccccctccaccgtccgcTTCGCCAAAGCGACAGTCCACCGCGTGGAGGTCGGCCCCGGACGGAGGTTCCTGCCAGTGAAACGAAAGTCAAAGTCGACAATCACCTATGTTTCTCCGCATGACCCGGGGCCGCAAAAGACGGCTCCCAAGACGGTGCTGAAGAGCGCGACGAAGTTGCGACGGCACCAGGAGAATCAAAAGGCCATGGGGCGGTACTGGAtgaggacggaggaggaggaggcgcagTGGAgggccgaggcggaggcgagggcgcaggaggaggcggagaggtaTAGGAATGAGCCTAGCAGtcctgttgttggtggactGGAAAAAGAggtggggagtttgggggaggtgatgatgggaaaggagagtgagggggtgagtgagaagggggaggggaaggggttggggaagttagtggaggagagcgaggagagTGATAACgggggggtggaagaagaggtggtggtggtggaggaggaggaggaggaggaggagggggatagCTCGAGTGACAGTGATGATGGGTCTGAGGCCGGGGCGAGGtgtgtggaggaggtggtgattaCGGAGGTGATCGACTTGACGGAACCcaccgaagaggaggaagatggcgacaAGACTGTTGTGGAGTTGCCAAAAGCAGCGAAAGTATCTGTCGAGGAGGTGCCCGCGGAATCACCAACCgagaaccaccacccaacgcCTGACCCGAACCCGGACGTCACCGAGGTCGATGCGTCCCCCCTctcacaacccccttcccctcctcccatcagcTCAACCAACCCCGCTCAGTTCAAACCCaacaccgcctccttctcccacctccactCCCAACTCCTCTCCtcagaaaaagaagccgccgccctccGCGCCCGCCGCACCGCCGAGCGCCTCCAGCAGTCCCTCCTCAACGAGAAGCCCGCCACCAACGCGATCATCTCGGTCCACCTCGCCAGTCACCAGACTCTCAAGtcccccaacttccccgCCCAGCTCCGGACCCCGAGTCCGGGTAGCGAAAAGCCCGACAACAGAAGACGGCTGAGCCAGACGAGGTCGACTGCTGATCTCCGGACTTTCAAGCTCCCCGAGCCGGCAACCACCGGGAGTGGGAATATGGTGGGACAGAGCGCCATGGCTAGTGTTGCCACGGCGGTCGGGAGCGAGATTCAGAGGTCGACGAGCCCGAATAATAGCTTGCAACtgtcgagggggaggagggagaggagtcGGAATCGGGAGAGGGGGTATTTCCAGGTTAAgaaggagggtgttgttgtatAA